One genomic region from Vitis riparia cultivar Riparia Gloire de Montpellier isolate 1030 chromosome 17, EGFV_Vit.rip_1.0, whole genome shotgun sequence encodes:
- the LOC117904412 gene encoding eukaryotic translation initiation factor 5-like, producing MALQNIGAGNRDDAFYRYKMPKMVTKIEGRGNGIKTNVVNMVDIAKALARPASYTTKYFGCELGAQSKFDEKTGVSLVNGAHDTPKLAGLLENFIKKYVQCYGCGNPETEILITKTQMIQLKCAACGFVSDVDMRDKLTTFILKNPPEQKKGSKDKKAMRRAEKERLKEGEAADEELRKLKKEVKKKGSSTSKDGPTKSLSSKKKANGSDEDRTSPPRSQVDEKEEADYEDDDDDVQWQTDTSLEAARQRIQEQLSAATAEMVMLSTDEPEKKIKPVNNKANGSPKCASPPPEEKPKAENGSSEESNHERLVEEVKANLKKGVGAKQLQSILASLTGSGQEKMTTLFEALFEGVEKGFAKEVEKKKSYLASTIAGDEGSQLLLLRAIEAFCGKSRPSALKEVALVLKGLYDGDVLEEEYIVQWYEEGVSGANKKSQIWKNAQPFITWIQSAESESEEE from the coding sequence ATGGCTTTGCAGAATATAGGTGCTGGGAATAGGGATGATGCCTTCTACAGGTATAAGATGCCCAAAATGGTTACCAAAATAGAGGGTCGGGGAAATGGCATCAAGACAAATGTGGTCAACATGGTAGATATTGCAAAAGCATTGGCTAGGCCGGCCTCTTACACTACAAAGTATTTTGGTTGTGAGCTTGGAGCCCAATCTAAATTTGATGAGAAAACTGGAGTTTCTCTTGTTAATGGGGCCCATGACACCCCTAAACTTGCTGGCCTTCTTGAGAACTTCATTAAGAAGTATGTCCAGTGTTATGGCTGTGGAAACCCAGAGACTGAGATACTTATTACAAAAACTCAGATGATTCAACTGAAGTGTGCTGCGTGTGGTTTCGTGTCTGATGTGGATATGAGGGATAAACTCACGACATTCATCTTGAAGAATCCGCCTGAGCAAAAGAAGGGATCAAAAGACAAGAAGGCCATGAGGAGGGCTGAGAAAGAGAGATTGAAGGAAGGTGAGGCTGCTGATGAAGAGCTGAGGAAGCTGAAGAAAGAGGTGAAGAAGAAGGGGTCTTCCACTTCCAAGGATGGCCCCACAAAATCTCTCTCTTCCAAGAAGAAAGCTAATGGTTCTGATGAGGATCGCACATCACCACCTCGAAGTCAGGTTGATGAAAAGGAAGAGGCTGATTATGAAGATGACGATGATGATGTTCAGTGGCAAACTGATACATCACTGGAGGCAGCTCGTCAACGGATCCAGGAGCAATTGAGTGCTGCAACTGCTGAGATGGTTATGCTATCTACGGATGaaccagaaaagaaaataaagccAGTAAATAATAAAGCAAATGGTAGTCCAAAATGTGCTTCTCCTCCACCCGAAGAAAAACCCAAGGCTGAGAATGGGAGTTCAGAAGAATCTAACCATGAAAGGCTGGTTGAAGAGGTGAAAGCAAATCTGAAGAAAGGGGTTGGTGCAAAGCAATTGCAGTCCATTTTGGCATCACTGACTGGCTCTGGCCAGGAAAAAATGACGACCCTGTTTGAGGCCCTGTTTGAGGGTGTTGAGAAAGGATTTGCAAAGGAagtggagaagaagaagagctaCCTTGCTTCAACTATTGCAGGGGATGAGGGGTCGCAGTTGCTGTTGCTTCGTGCTATTGAGGCATTCTGTGGGAAGTCGAGGCCAAGTGCATTGAAAGAAGTGGCATTGGTTTTGAAGGGTCTGTATGATGGAGATGTGTTGGAGGAGGAGTACATAGTGCAGTGGTATGAAGAAGGGGTGTCAGGAGCCAACAAGAAGTCTCAGATCTGGAAGAATGCCCAACCTTTCATCACTTGGATCCAGAGTGCGGAGTCTGAATCTGAGGAGGAATGA